A genomic region of Streptomyces sp. R33 contains the following coding sequences:
- a CDS encoding calcium-binding protein, giving the protein MQYEAVRCSLHPASPEVRTPMTHAQLTPAQRRRRRPGSKTGALAAALGVALVLALPGTAAAAPGDPDPAFGSDGRVVTSFPGFAEGHDIARQADGKLVVVGQSEGGFALARYGTNGSLDPAFAGDGTVTSDFGGGSHSANAVAIQPSDGKIVVAGTTEVIAEEGGGCCFFSVARYNPDGSPDTGFGDDGLVRVDEFGGSADGADVAVQPDGKIIAAGKGGGGGFALVRLDTGGNLDPSLGGDGAVVAGFTPASPQDAGGIARGMALQPDGKILSVGYVGNTAFDIGVARYLPNGSLDPAFSGDGMVTADFGGTEFGNAVAVQPDGKIVAAGSRDTGVALLRYNANGSPDTGFGTGGRTSVSFPGDRGTANAMALQQNGKIVLAGQADDPNSSEANDFGLVRFNANGTVDTGFGGDGFVVTGFGDFDEARGVLVQPDGNIVAAGYGAGHAFALARYEGGDGTPPPPPPARADLSVTKSGTATVSIGDRASYTVTVSNSAASTATATGVTLTDTLSGAGAGLTSAAASQGTCTTTATGANCALGSLAPGASATVTVTAEPRATGTLTNTANVSASQQDPSTTDNQATATTSVNNARGCTIVGTTGADTLTGGYGNDVICALGGNDTVRASYGNDTVHGGYGNDDIDGGFGDDSLNGGPGNDTLTGNYGNDRLTTTDAVSGNDTANGSAGTDTCTTDPGDIRISCP; this is encoded by the coding sequence GTGCAGTACGAAGCTGTGCGCTGCTCCCTGCACCCCGCGAGCCCGGAGGTCCGTACGCCCATGACCCACGCACAGCTGACACCGGCGCAACGGCGGCGCCGTAGGCCGGGCAGCAAGACCGGCGCACTTGCCGCCGCGCTCGGTGTGGCGCTCGTACTCGCGCTGCCCGGCACCGCGGCGGCCGCACCCGGCGATCCGGATCCGGCGTTCGGGTCCGACGGCCGGGTGGTCACCTCGTTCCCCGGCTTCGCGGAGGGCCACGACATCGCGCGGCAGGCCGACGGCAAGCTGGTCGTGGTGGGGCAGAGCGAGGGCGGTTTCGCGCTCGCCCGCTACGGCACCAACGGCAGCCTCGACCCCGCCTTCGCCGGGGACGGTACGGTCACCAGCGACTTCGGCGGCGGCAGCCACTCGGCCAATGCGGTGGCGATCCAGCCCTCGGACGGGAAGATCGTCGTGGCGGGCACCACCGAGGTGATCGCGGAGGAGGGCGGCGGCTGCTGCTTCTTCTCCGTGGCCCGCTACAACCCCGACGGCAGCCCGGACACGGGCTTCGGCGACGACGGTCTCGTTCGGGTCGACGAGTTCGGCGGCTCCGCGGACGGCGCGGACGTGGCGGTGCAGCCCGACGGCAAGATCATCGCCGCGGGCAAGGGCGGAGGCGGAGGCTTTGCGCTGGTCCGCCTCGACACCGGCGGAAACCTGGACCCGAGCCTCGGCGGCGACGGCGCGGTGGTCGCGGGGTTCACGCCCGCCTCGCCCCAGGACGCCGGCGGCATCGCCCGCGGCATGGCCCTCCAGCCGGACGGCAAGATCCTCTCGGTCGGCTACGTGGGCAACACCGCCTTCGACATCGGCGTGGCCCGGTACCTCCCCAACGGCAGCCTCGACCCCGCCTTCAGCGGTGACGGCATGGTGACCGCGGACTTCGGCGGCACCGAGTTCGGCAACGCCGTGGCGGTGCAGCCGGACGGCAAGATCGTCGCCGCGGGTTCCCGCGACACCGGCGTCGCCCTCCTGCGCTACAACGCCAATGGCAGCCCTGACACCGGGTTCGGCACCGGCGGGCGCACCTCCGTCAGCTTCCCCGGCGACCGCGGAACCGCGAACGCCATGGCGCTCCAGCAGAACGGCAAGATCGTCCTCGCCGGCCAGGCCGACGACCCGAACAGCTCCGAGGCCAACGACTTCGGGCTGGTCCGCTTCAACGCCAACGGCACGGTGGACACCGGCTTCGGCGGCGACGGCTTCGTCGTCACCGGCTTCGGGGACTTCGACGAGGCCCGCGGGGTGCTCGTACAACCGGACGGGAACATCGTCGCGGCGGGCTACGGGGCGGGCCACGCCTTCGCCCTCGCCCGCTACGAGGGCGGCGACGGCACCCCGCCGCCCCCGCCCCCGGCGAGAGCGGACCTGTCGGTGACGAAGTCGGGTACGGCCACCGTGAGCATCGGGGACCGCGCCTCGTACACGGTGACGGTCTCCAACTCGGCGGCCTCCACCGCCACCGCCACCGGCGTCACGCTGACGGACACGCTGTCCGGCGCCGGTGCGGGCCTCACCTCGGCCGCTGCCTCGCAAGGCACGTGTACGACCACCGCTACCGGGGCCAACTGCGCCCTCGGCTCGCTGGCGCCGGGTGCGAGCGCGACGGTCACGGTGACGGCCGAACCCCGCGCCACGGGCACGCTCACGAACACGGCGAACGTCAGCGCCTCGCAGCAGGACCCGTCGACCACCGACAACCAGGCCACCGCGACCACTTCGGTGAACAACGCCCGCGGCTGCACGATCGTCGGCACCACCGGCGCGGACACGCTGACCGGCGGCTACGGCAACGACGTGATCTGCGCCCTCGGCGGCAACGACACCGTCCGCGCGAGCTACGGCAACGACACCGTCCACGGCGGCTACGGCAACGACGACATCGACGGCGGCTTCGGCGACGACTCCCTGAACGGCGGACCGGGCAACGACACCCTGACCGGCAACTACGGGAACGACCGCCTCACCACCACCGATGCCGTCTCGGGCAACGACACCGCCAACGGCTCAGCCGGCACCGACACCTGCACCACCGACCCGGGCGACATCCGCATCAGCTGCCCCTGA
- a CDS encoding FAD-dependent oxidoreductase, whose protein sequence is MNSPTTPRIAVIGGGPGGLTCARILQQHGMAVTVHERDTSRSARDQGGTLDMHPDSGQAALREAGLLEEFLALARPEGRQMRLVGRDGRVLLDVIPPAAEAGTPAEDGNPEIDRGQLRDLLLDSLEPDTVRWNHKLAHAEPLTGGTHRLHFADGTATEADLVVGADGAWSHARRLLSGAAPVYTGVTFVETGLDDADTRHPALASLTGDGTMMALDDNRGFVAQRNSHQHIRVYIGMRTGQDWYREADLDLADEGAVRGALLQEFTGWSPDLLGFITDTDTGYVNRPLYALPVPHTWQHTPGLTLLGDAAHLMSPFSGMGANLAMLDGADLARALIDNAAVDDAVRAYEDLLLPRSREAAEGAAEGIDSAFAPDSAAQVLAHMSRSH, encoded by the coding sequence ATGAACAGCCCCACCACGCCCCGCATCGCGGTCATCGGCGGCGGCCCCGGCGGCCTGACCTGCGCCCGGATCCTCCAGCAGCACGGCATGGCCGTCACCGTCCACGAACGGGACACCTCCCGCTCCGCCCGCGATCAGGGCGGCACCCTCGACATGCACCCCGACTCCGGTCAGGCCGCCCTGCGCGAAGCCGGCCTGCTGGAGGAGTTCCTGGCACTGGCCCGGCCCGAAGGCCGGCAGATGCGCCTGGTCGGCCGTGACGGACGCGTCCTGCTCGACGTCATACCGCCCGCAGCCGAAGCCGGCACCCCTGCCGAAGACGGCAACCCGGAAATCGACCGCGGCCAGCTCCGCGACCTGCTGCTGGACTCACTCGAGCCCGACACCGTGCGCTGGAACCACAAGCTCGCACACGCCGAACCCCTCACCGGAGGCACCCACCGGCTGCATTTCGCCGACGGCACCGCCACCGAGGCCGACCTCGTCGTCGGAGCCGACGGCGCCTGGTCGCACGCCCGCCGCCTGCTCTCCGGCGCAGCACCGGTCTACACCGGCGTCACCTTCGTCGAAACCGGACTCGACGACGCCGACACCCGCCACCCCGCACTCGCCTCCCTCACCGGCGACGGCACCATGATGGCTCTCGACGACAACCGGGGCTTCGTCGCCCAGCGCAACAGCCACCAGCACATCCGCGTCTACATCGGCATGCGCACCGGACAGGACTGGTATCGGGAGGCCGATCTCGACCTGGCCGACGAAGGCGCCGTACGCGGAGCGCTGCTCCAGGAGTTCACCGGCTGGAGCCCCGACCTGCTCGGCTTCATCACCGACACCGACACCGGGTACGTCAACCGGCCGCTGTACGCACTGCCCGTCCCGCACACCTGGCAGCACACGCCCGGCCTCACCCTCCTCGGCGACGCCGCCCACCTCATGTCGCCGTTCTCCGGCATGGGCGCCAACCTCGCCATGCTCGACGGCGCCGACCTCGCCCGCGCCCTCATCGACAACGCCGCCGTCGACGACGCCGTCCGCGCCTACGAGGACCTCCTGCTGCCCCGCTCCAGGGAAGCGGCCGAAGGCGCCGCCGAGGGAATCGACAGCGCCTTCGCGCCCGACAGTGCCGCCCAGGTCCTCGCCCACATGTCCCGGAGCCACTAA
- a CDS encoding MBL fold metallo-hydrolase codes for MTDAPLGRSAAYKVLTTGYVGSTGPGVAATVSYVHDAGRHVIFDPGMVASHDDILAPLAELGLGPEDITDVVLSHHHPDNTMNVGLFGRARVHDHKVEYRGDQWMNRDAEGYELTPSLRLIRTPGHSHEDITLLAGTDSGVVAFAGDLWWHANGPADDPVAPDREVLRASRLRVLAAADLIVPGHGEPFKGDETTPR; via the coding sequence ATGACAGACGCACCGCTCGGCCGCAGCGCCGCATACAAGGTCCTGACCACTGGCTACGTGGGCTCCACCGGCCCCGGAGTGGCCGCGACCGTCTCCTACGTACACGATGCAGGACGGCACGTGATCTTCGACCCGGGCATGGTGGCGAGCCACGACGACATCCTTGCCCCGCTCGCGGAACTGGGCCTCGGGCCCGAGGACATCACCGACGTGGTGCTCAGCCACCACCACCCGGACAACACCATGAACGTGGGCCTCTTCGGCCGTGCCCGGGTGCACGACCACAAGGTGGAGTACCGGGGTGACCAGTGGATGAACCGCGACGCGGAGGGCTACGAACTCACCCCGTCGCTACGGCTGATCCGCACCCCCGGCCACAGCCACGAGGACATCACGCTGCTGGCGGGCACGGACTCGGGCGTGGTGGCCTTCGCCGGCGACCTGTGGTGGCACGCCAACGGCCCGGCGGACGATCCGGTGGCCCCGGACCGCGAGGTGCTGCGCGCCTCCCGACTGCGGGTGCTCGCCGCGGCGGACCTGATCGTGCCCGGCCACGGCGAGCCGTTCAAGGGGGACGAGACCACCCCGCGGTAG
- a CDS encoding GlxA family transcriptional regulator → MLAVGIVTEVFGPHGAALPGFDLALCADRPGPVPTDCGVPVSVTHGLDRLAGADLLIVLPGAEFRTPPGPAVLDALRAAHGRGAVVAAHCVGTFALAAAGLLDGRRATTHWRFAGLLADRHPEITVEPDALYIDEGSIVTGAGAAAGFDLCLHLLRREHGSALANGVARDMVLPSHRDGGQAQYLAAPVPEDGRDERLAAVLGWARAHLHEPLPVTELARRAMMSKRSFARRFNAATGTTPHAWLRTLRLSRAEELLETTDLPVEEIARRVGYGSAAVLREQFVRRRGVPPRAYRRAFARTT, encoded by the coding sequence ATGCTCGCCGTCGGCATCGTCACCGAGGTGTTCGGTCCCCACGGAGCGGCGCTGCCCGGTTTCGACCTCGCCCTGTGCGCCGACCGGCCCGGCCCGGTGCCCACGGACTGCGGCGTCCCGGTCTCCGTCACGCACGGACTGGACCGGCTCGCGGGCGCCGATCTGCTGATCGTCCTGCCCGGGGCAGAATTCCGTACCCCACCCGGTCCCGCCGTACTCGACGCGCTGAGGGCCGCGCACGGGCGCGGCGCCGTGGTCGCGGCCCACTGCGTCGGCACCTTCGCGCTCGCCGCCGCGGGACTGCTCGACGGCCGGAGGGCGACCACGCACTGGCGGTTCGCCGGGCTCCTCGCCGATCGCCACCCGGAGATCACCGTGGAACCCGACGCGCTGTACATCGACGAAGGGAGCATCGTCACGGGCGCGGGAGCCGCCGCGGGCTTCGACCTGTGCCTGCACCTGCTGCGGCGGGAGCACGGTTCCGCGCTGGCCAACGGCGTCGCCCGGGACATGGTGCTGCCGTCCCACCGCGACGGCGGGCAGGCCCAGTACCTGGCCGCGCCGGTCCCCGAGGACGGCCGGGACGAGCGGCTCGCCGCAGTCCTCGGCTGGGCCCGCGCACACCTCCACGAGCCCCTGCCCGTCACGGAACTGGCCCGCCGCGCGATGATGAGCAAACGTTCCTTCGCCCGCCGCTTCAACGCCGCGACCGGAACCACCCCGCACGCCTGGCTGCGGACCCTGCGACTGAGCAGAGCCGAGGAACTCCTCGAAACCACCGACCTCCCGGTCGAGGAGATCGCCCGCCGGGTCGGATACGGGAGCGCCGCGGTGCTGCGCGAACAATTCGTACGCCGCCGCGGCGTCCCGCCCCGTGCCTACCGCCGCGCCTTCGCCCGTACGACGTAG
- a CDS encoding dihydrofolate reductase family protein: MRTLISTAFISLDGVVEAPGGEPGYRNSGWTFKDIEFLPEAFEIKGREQKEATAMMLGRTSYEAFSPVWPGMADFADYKVMPKYVVSTTLTEDDLVTNWGETTILRSLDEVAALKETDGGPIIVHGSASLNRSLSDAGLIDRYHLLVFPLLLGAGKRLFSATDKDAQKLKLVEHEAYANGLQKNVFDVVR; encoded by the coding sequence ATGCGTACCCTGATCAGCACCGCCTTCATCTCGCTCGACGGCGTCGTGGAGGCCCCGGGCGGCGAGCCCGGATACCGGAACTCCGGGTGGACCTTCAAGGACATCGAGTTCCTGCCCGAGGCGTTCGAGATCAAGGGCCGCGAGCAGAAGGAAGCCACCGCGATGATGCTGGGCCGGACCAGCTACGAGGCCTTCAGCCCGGTGTGGCCCGGCATGGCGGACTTCGCCGACTACAAGGTGATGCCCAAGTACGTCGTCTCCACCACGCTCACCGAGGACGACCTGGTGACGAACTGGGGCGAGACCACGATCCTGCGCTCGCTCGACGAGGTCGCCGCGCTGAAGGAGACCGACGGCGGCCCGATCATCGTGCACGGCAGCGCCTCCCTGAACCGGAGCCTTTCGGACGCCGGCCTGATCGACCGCTACCACCTGCTCGTCTTCCCGCTCCTGCTCGGCGCGGGCAAGCGTCTGTTCAGCGCCACGGACAAGGACGCCCAGAAGCTGAAGCTGGTCGAGCACGAGGCCTACGCCAACGGCCTGCAGAAGAACGTCTTCGACGTCGTCCGCTGA
- a CDS encoding extracellular solute-binding protein, translated as MKMRLLTVCTTLVAATALTGCSRLEGPAEGTQKVTLWLMKGSASQDFITKFTASFEKDHPGVDLDVKIQEWTGIGEKVNAVLAGRSSESADVIEVGNTQVAQYIEAGGLSELTLEGLREWGNTDWLKGLSDPGSINGAQYGIPWYAANRVVIYNKDLFANAGIKTPPRNRQDWIQATQKLDKGDQQGIYLAGQNWYVLAGFIWDEGGDLAVETSGQWAGTLGDEKALAGMEFYKQLQALGDGPKDADEETPPQSEVFARGRVAQIIAPPGQAAAIEAANPALKGKLGFFPIPGKTSDKPGAVFTGGSDLIIPERTKQRAHAVDVITALVSETWQTELARTMSYVPNKTTLAHVVDGNEGAASMAPGAAQGRATPKSARWAQVEAQNPIKPYMTAVLTGQDPRRAAEAASDAITKVLGADR; from the coding sequence GTGAAGATGCGCCTCCTCACCGTGTGCACCACCCTCGTCGCCGCGACCGCCCTCACCGGATGCAGCCGGCTCGAAGGACCGGCCGAAGGGACGCAGAAGGTGACGCTCTGGCTGATGAAGGGCAGCGCGTCGCAGGACTTCATCACGAAGTTCACCGCCTCCTTCGAGAAGGACCACCCCGGCGTCGACCTCGACGTCAAGATCCAGGAATGGACGGGCATCGGCGAGAAGGTCAACGCCGTGCTCGCCGGCAGGAGCAGCGAGAGCGCCGACGTCATCGAGGTCGGCAACACGCAGGTCGCCCAGTACATCGAGGCCGGAGGCCTGTCCGAACTCACCCTCGAGGGTCTGCGCGAGTGGGGCAACACGGACTGGCTCAAGGGCCTCTCCGACCCGGGAAGCATCAACGGGGCCCAGTACGGAATCCCCTGGTACGCCGCCAACCGGGTGGTGATCTACAACAAGGACCTCTTCGCGAACGCCGGGATCAAGACCCCGCCCAGGAACCGGCAGGACTGGATCCAGGCCACCCAGAAGCTCGACAAGGGCGACCAGCAGGGCATCTACCTGGCCGGGCAGAACTGGTACGTCCTCGCCGGCTTCATCTGGGACGAGGGCGGCGACCTCGCCGTCGAGACCAGCGGACAGTGGGCCGGCACCCTGGGCGACGAGAAGGCCCTGGCCGGCATGGAGTTCTACAAGCAGCTGCAGGCCCTCGGCGACGGGCCCAAGGACGCCGACGAGGAGACGCCCCCGCAGTCCGAGGTCTTCGCCCGCGGCCGGGTCGCCCAGATCATCGCCCCGCCCGGCCAGGCCGCCGCGATCGAAGCCGCCAACCCCGCGCTCAAGGGCAAGCTCGGCTTCTTCCCGATCCCCGGAAAGACCTCCGACAAGCCCGGCGCCGTCTTCACCGGCGGCTCGGACCTGATCATCCCGGAACGGACGAAGCAGCGGGCCCACGCCGTCGACGTGATCACCGCGCTGGTCAGCGAAACCTGGCAGACCGAGCTCGCCCGCACGATGAGCTACGTACCGAACAAGACCACCCTCGCGCACGTGGTCGACGGCAACGAGGGCGCCGCGAGCATGGCGCCCGGAGCCGCCCAGGGCCGGGCCACCCCGAAGTCCGCCCGCTGGGCCCAGGTCGAGGCCCAGAACCCGATCAAGCCCTACATGACGGCCGTACTCACCGGCCAGGACCCCCGGCGGGCCGCCGAGGCGGCCTCGGACGCGATCACCAAGGTCCTGGGCGCCGACCGCTGA
- a CDS encoding GNAT family N-acetyltransferase, which produces MTIAPLSPSTLPPTVTPTVTTAAVPAAVAPAASVAAPADLTATPRYAVRLARNEDEVRAAQRLRHQVFAGELGARLDGPEPGLDSDAFDAYCDHLLVVEEETEQVVGTYRLLPPERAAVAGRLYSESEFDLSALAPVRPDLVEVGRSCVHPHHRNGAVIALIWAGLARYMDSSGHNWLAGCCSIPLADGGVLAAATRANVLTRNLAPEEYRVTPHLPWNPDGITFPARTELPPLLRGYLRLGAWVCGEPALDAEFGCADLYVLLSLRRTNPRYLKHFLSLAPAA; this is translated from the coding sequence ATGACCATCGCCCCCCTGTCCCCGTCCACCCTTCCCCCCACCGTGACGCCCACCGTCACCACCGCGGCCGTCCCCGCCGCCGTCGCCCCGGCCGCGTCCGTCGCGGCACCCGCCGACCTCACCGCCACCCCCCGCTACGCCGTCCGCCTCGCCCGCAACGAGGACGAGGTGCGCGCCGCCCAGCGGCTGCGCCACCAGGTCTTCGCCGGCGAGCTCGGCGCCCGCCTCGACGGACCCGAGCCCGGCCTGGACTCCGACGCCTTCGACGCGTACTGCGACCACCTCCTCGTCGTCGAGGAGGAGACCGAGCAGGTCGTCGGCACCTACCGGCTGCTGCCCCCGGAGCGCGCCGCCGTCGCCGGCCGGCTCTATTCCGAGAGCGAGTTCGACCTCTCCGCCCTCGCCCCGGTCCGCCCCGACCTCGTCGAGGTCGGCCGCTCCTGCGTCCACCCCCACCACCGCAACGGCGCCGTCATCGCCCTGATCTGGGCCGGCCTCGCCCGCTACATGGACAGCTCCGGCCACAACTGGCTCGCCGGCTGCTGCTCGATACCGCTCGCCGACGGCGGGGTCCTGGCCGCCGCCACCCGCGCGAACGTCCTCACCCGCAACCTCGCCCCCGAGGAGTACCGGGTCACCCCCCACCTGCCCTGGAACCCGGACGGCATCACCTTCCCGGCGCGCACGGAGCTGCCCCCGCTGCTGCGCGGCTACCTGCGCCTGGGCGCCTGGGTCTGCGGCGAGCCCGCCCTCGACGCCGAGTTCGGCTGCGCCGACCTCTACGTCCTGCTCTCCCTGCGGCGCACCAACCCGCGCTACCTCAAGCACTTCCTCTCGCTCGCCCCGGCCGCATGA
- a CDS encoding pyridoxamine 5'-phosphate oxidase family protein, with protein sequence MPAQGPAKHPTAELDARYSSAVNPRPGAADVTATEWAEAQRQLEAAEIFWVSTVRPDGRLHVTPVIAAWRDGVLYFSTGAGEQKAKNLAHDGHCALTTGGNSLTEGLDLVVEGTAGPVADPAVLEEVIAAYEAKYGAHITSPEGTFHGLGDAFRKGDAVVFAVTPTTAYGFGRDDGVYSHTRWAF encoded by the coding sequence ATGCCAGCACAGGGACCTGCGAAGCACCCCACGGCCGAGCTCGACGCCCGCTACAGCTCCGCGGTCAATCCCCGCCCGGGTGCCGCGGACGTCACCGCGACGGAATGGGCCGAGGCGCAGCGGCAGTTGGAGGCCGCCGAGATCTTCTGGGTGTCCACGGTACGACCCGACGGCCGGCTGCACGTCACCCCCGTGATCGCCGCCTGGCGCGACGGAGTGCTGTACTTCTCGACCGGCGCGGGGGAGCAGAAGGCGAAGAACCTCGCGCATGACGGGCACTGTGCGCTGACCACCGGCGGAAACTCCCTCACCGAAGGGCTCGACCTCGTGGTCGAGGGCACGGCCGGGCCGGTCGCCGATCCGGCGGTGCTGGAGGAGGTGATCGCGGCGTACGAGGCGAAGTACGGGGCCCACATCACCTCGCCCGAGGGCACGTTCCACGGGCTCGGGGATGCGTTCCGGAAGGGCGACGCGGTGGTCTTCGCGGTGACCCCGACCACTGCGTACGGCTTCGGCCGGGACGACGGCGTGTACAGCCATACGCGATGGGCGTTCTGA
- a CDS encoding DinB family protein, whose product MQSMSSQPARWTQATVYPDMWADPDDDLRNNEDSPEGELATLQDFLTNYRITLRMKCEGLDAEQLARRSVPPSTMSLLGLIRHLAEVERDWRNWISDGDPLPKLYGEKDADFHGAVAEQAVVDAAYVDLEREQAATDAALAEHPDLGRRVGKDGIAVRELMVHRIDEYARHAGHADLLRECVDGRVGQ is encoded by the coding sequence ATGCAGTCCATGAGCAGCCAACCCGCGCGATGGACCCAGGCAACCGTCTACCCCGACATGTGGGCCGACCCGGACGACGACCTCCGCAACAACGAGGACAGTCCGGAGGGCGAACTCGCCACGCTGCAGGACTTCCTGACGAACTACCGCATCACCCTACGGATGAAGTGCGAAGGTCTGGACGCGGAGCAACTGGCCCGCAGGTCGGTCCCGCCGTCGACGATGTCGCTCCTCGGCCTGATCCGGCACCTCGCCGAAGTGGAACGGGACTGGCGCAACTGGATCAGCGACGGTGACCCGCTGCCGAAGCTGTACGGCGAGAAGGATGCGGACTTCCACGGGGCGGTCGCCGAACAGGCCGTCGTCGACGCCGCGTACGTGGACCTGGAGCGCGAGCAGGCCGCCACCGACGCCGCGCTGGCCGAGCATCCGGACCTGGGCCGGCGTGTGGGCAAGGACGGGATCGCAGTCCGGGAGCTGATGGTGCACCGGATCGACGAGTACGCCCGTCACGCCGGGCACGCCGACCTGTTGCGCGAGTGCGTCGACGGCAGGGTGGGCCAGTGA
- a CDS encoding dodecin: MSNHTYRVTEIVGTSPEGIDQAIRNGITRAGQTLRNLDWFEVTQVRGHIENGAVAHYQVGLKVGFRLDGED, translated from the coding sequence ATGTCCAACCACACCTACCGGGTGACCGAGATCGTCGGCACCTCCCCCGAGGGCATCGACCAGGCCATCCGCAACGGGATCACCCGGGCGGGCCAGACCCTGCGCAACCTGGACTGGTTCGAGGTCACACAGGTACGCGGCCACATCGAGAACGGCGCGGTGGCCCACTACCAGGTAGGCCTGAAGGTCGGCTTCCGCCTGGACGGCGAGGACTGA
- a CDS encoding TetR/AcrR family transcriptional regulator encodes MSETTANHMPPGRRERKKAATRQSLADAALRLFLERGYDQVGIRDIADAADVSTTTLFKHFPVKEALVFDEDADQEARLLAAVRERPQGQSVLAALREHALRHRVGARDGDADFAAFVELVEGTPALRDYAQRMWLRHETALAHAIAEATGAPADDPHCAALAHFVLEAPRTARGRADDRERVARAFDLLERGWSGVGPGA; translated from the coding sequence ATGAGCGAGACGACCGCGAACCACATGCCGCCGGGGCGCCGCGAGCGCAAGAAGGCGGCCACCCGGCAATCCCTGGCCGATGCCGCTCTGCGCCTCTTCCTCGAACGCGGCTACGACCAGGTCGGCATCCGCGACATCGCCGACGCGGCAGACGTGTCCACCACCACCCTCTTCAAGCACTTCCCCGTGAAAGAGGCCCTCGTCTTCGACGAGGACGCCGACCAGGAAGCCCGGCTACTGGCCGCCGTACGCGAAAGGCCCCAGGGCCAGTCCGTACTCGCGGCCCTGCGCGAGCACGCACTGCGCCACCGGGTCGGCGCCCGGGACGGCGACGCGGACTTCGCCGCCTTCGTCGAACTCGTGGAGGGCACCCCCGCCTTGCGGGACTACGCCCAGCGCATGTGGCTGCGCCACGAAACCGCGCTCGCACACGCCATCGCCGAGGCGACCGGAGCCCCCGCCGACGATCCGCACTGCGCGGCGCTCGCCCACTTCGTCCTGGAAGCCCCCCGCACGGCCCGCGGACGCGCCGACGACCGCGAAAGGGTGGCCCGCGCCTTCGACCTCCTCGAGCGGGGTTGGAGCGGCGTCGGTCCCGGAGCCTGA
- a CDS encoding NAD(P)/FAD-dependent oxidoreductase has product MAANRLTQRDDVSVTLINPRPTFVERIRLHQVVGGSHDAVVDYRDVLAEGIALVVDTVTRIDAAGRRVTLASGGAVGYDYLIYAVGSGSADPHVPGAAEFAHPLADLEEARQLRQIVDAAPATAPMTVVGAGPTGIETAAELAEAGRTVTLVCGDVLGPYLHPRGRRSVAERLAALRVTVIEGPGAKVTAVTSDAVELADGRRLPSTVTIWTAGFGVPDLAARSGLSTDALGRLLTDETLTSVDDVRIVAAGDSAAPSDLPFRMSCQAAEPLGGHAADTVLNRIAGEQPAPLAVGFVGQCISLGRRTGIFQVARRNDSAMGLHLDGRPAAKLKELICRGTVKQLASEASKPGSFKWAWAKDDKRQSVLEARRSEALTTR; this is encoded by the coding sequence ATGGCGGCCAATCGACTGACGCAGCGCGACGACGTGAGCGTCACTCTGATCAACCCGCGCCCGACCTTCGTCGAGCGGATCCGCCTGCACCAGGTGGTGGGCGGGTCCCACGACGCGGTCGTCGACTACCGGGACGTGCTGGCCGAGGGCATCGCCCTGGTGGTCGACACCGTGACGCGGATCGACGCGGCCGGGCGCCGCGTGACGCTGGCGAGCGGCGGTGCGGTCGGCTACGACTACCTCATCTACGCGGTGGGCAGCGGCAGCGCCGACCCGCACGTGCCCGGAGCGGCCGAGTTCGCCCACCCCCTTGCCGATCTCGAGGAGGCACGGCAGCTGCGGCAGATCGTCGACGCCGCTCCCGCCACGGCTCCCATGACCGTCGTCGGAGCCGGTCCGACGGGCATCGAGACCGCCGCCGAGCTGGCGGAGGCGGGCCGGACCGTGACCCTGGTCTGCGGCGACGTACTGGGCCCGTACCTGCACCCGCGGGGCCGGCGCTCGGTCGCCGAGCGGCTGGCCGCACTCCGTGTGACCGTGATCGAAGGCCCCGGTGCAAAGGTGACGGCGGTGACGAGCGATGCCGTGGAACTCGCCGACGGCCGCAGGCTCCCGAGCACGGTGACCATCTGGACCGCCGGGTTCGGCGTGCCGGACCTGGCTGCGCGCAGCGGGCTGAGCACCGACGCCCTGGGCCGGCTGCTCACGGACGAGACCCTGACGAGCGTGGACGACGTACGCATCGTTGCGGCCGGGGATTCGGCGGCGCCGTCGGACCTGCCGTTCCGGATGAGCTGCCAGGCCGCCGAGCCGCTGGGCGGACACGCCGCCGACACGGTGCTCAACCGGATCGCGGGTGAGCAGCCTGCGCCGCTCGCAGTGGGGTTCGTCGGCCAGTGCATCAGTCTGGGCCGCCGGACCGGCATCTTCCAGGTCGCACGCAGGAACGACAGCGCGATGGGGCTCCACCTCGACGGTCGCCCTGCCGCGAAGCTCAAGGAGTTGATCTGCCGGGGCACCGTCAAGCAGCTGGCCAGCGAGGCGAGCAAGCCAGGTTCGTTCAAGTGGGCCTGGGCCAAGGACGACAAGCGTCAGTCCGTGCTGGAGGCCAGGCGGAGCGAGGCACTGACCACCCGCTGA